One genomic region from Bacillus sp. SLBN-46 encodes:
- a CDS encoding purine/pyrimidine permease, with translation MNDIMKKESSLLSGVQGIQWAVFMLTNIIAVPVVVGAAFHMSPAEISTFMQRMLLVSGAATLIQVFIGHRLPVVEGAAGMWWAIFILLGTMSAPGGQGLLLQQLEMGLIIAGLFLAIVSFLPIIEKVRLLFTPIVTGVYLILLVSQLSGSFFKSILGMTATDQLNGKITLICLIEIIIILLFSLRAKGIWKSMGPLVGIVVGWSLFHLFGLLHTGQVYEPSSWFALPQVFSWGTPKFDVGIVLTSVITSIVLISNVIASILVVGIALEKEIQPKQYQKGIFGNGVNLLVSGIFSVVGVVPLSVSAGFITTTGIKAKRPLVIGALVIMGIGFFPYIGEFLSTLPLEVAYASLFIPFSQMMGFGIRDLMGQEPSSRNLLVIGLSLMVGIGMMFMPPAAFESVAPWLRNIIANGLLVGLMFCLLLEHVVFREKKVVQISKTE, from the coding sequence ATGAACGACATAATGAAAAAAGAAAGCAGCCTTTTGTCGGGGGTGCAAGGCATCCAGTGGGCTGTCTTTATGCTAACGAATATCATTGCAGTTCCTGTTGTAGTGGGTGCAGCCTTTCACATGTCCCCTGCAGAAATCTCCACTTTCATGCAACGGATGCTATTGGTTTCGGGAGCAGCAACATTGATCCAAGTGTTTATTGGGCACCGCCTTCCTGTAGTTGAAGGAGCTGCTGGAATGTGGTGGGCAATCTTTATTTTGCTGGGGACCATGAGTGCACCTGGTGGACAGGGGCTTTTACTACAGCAACTTGAAATGGGTCTTATTATTGCTGGTTTATTTTTAGCAATCGTAAGCTTCTTGCCTATTATTGAAAAAGTACGGTTATTATTCACCCCAATAGTCACAGGGGTTTATTTAATCCTTCTTGTAAGCCAGTTGAGTGGTTCGTTTTTTAAAAGTATCCTTGGAATGACAGCGACCGATCAACTTAATGGAAAAATCACACTGATTTGTTTAATTGAAATTATCATTATCTTACTGTTTTCATTAAGAGCAAAAGGGATTTGGAAAAGCATGGGGCCGCTCGTTGGGATTGTGGTCGGTTGGAGCCTCTTTCATTTATTTGGTTTACTCCATACCGGTCAAGTCTATGAACCGAGTAGTTGGTTTGCTTTGCCGCAAGTATTCAGCTGGGGAACTCCAAAGTTTGATGTAGGGATTGTCCTAACCTCCGTGATTACTTCGATTGTGTTAATCTCGAATGTGATTGCCAGTATTTTAGTAGTGGGAATTGCCCTTGAAAAAGAGATCCAGCCTAAGCAGTATCAAAAGGGGATTTTCGGCAATGGAGTGAACTTGCTTGTTTCGGGGATATTTTCAGTTGTTGGGGTGGTACCTTTGTCTGTTTCAGCGGGGTTTATTACTACAACAGGGATTAAAGCAAAGCGCCCGCTGGTGATTGGGGCATTAGTTATTATGGGTATTGGATTTTTCCCCTATATTGGCGAATTTTTATCTACTCTACCGTTAGAGGTTGCTTACGCTTCTTTGTTCATTCCATTCTCTCAGATGATGGGGTTTGGAATCCGTGACTTAATGGGTCAAGAGCCATCTTCACGAAATTTATTAGTGATTGGACTTTCATTGATGGTCGGAATTGGGATGATGTTCATGCCGCCTGCTGCCTTCGAAAGTGTCGCACCATGGCTTCGAAACATCATTGCGAATGGTTTGCTCGTTGGATTGATGTTTTGTTTATTGCTTGAACATGTAGTATTTCGGGAGAAGAAGGTAGTACAGATTAGCAAAACAGAATAA
- a CDS encoding DUF1836 domain-containing protein: MEHINQIINQLGLETNLTLDDIPKIDLYMDQVIQLFESKFKETKRNEDEKVLTKTMINNYAKGKLIFPIQNKKYSKEHLILISLIYQLKGALSINDIKVTLDGINKMIVKEELDVESFYTSYLHLTSQNAVDFKEDIEQRVMEVKGEITSLQSEDSAYLEQVLMISSLVHMSNLYRRVAEKLVDELEVEKRHKK, encoded by the coding sequence ATGGAACATATTAACCAAATTATTAACCAACTTGGCTTGGAGACGAACTTAACTTTGGATGATATTCCAAAGATTGATTTATATATGGACCAGGTCATTCAATTATTTGAAAGCAAATTTAAGGAAACAAAACGGAATGAGGACGAAAAGGTTCTCACCAAAACAATGATCAATAATTATGCAAAAGGGAAGTTAATTTTTCCAATTCAAAATAAGAAATATTCCAAAGAGCATCTGATTCTAATTAGTCTGATTTACCAGTTAAAAGGGGCGCTTTCCATCAATGATATTAAGGTAACCCTTGACGGGATTAATAAGATGATTGTAAAAGAAGAGTTGGATGTTGAATCTTTTTATACAAGCTATCTTCATTTAACCAGCCAGAACGCGGTTGATTTTAAAGAGGACATCGAGCAAAGAGTGATGGAAGTAAAAGGAGAAATTACGTCGTTACAGAGCGAGGATTCTGCTTATCTTGAACAAGTGTTGATGATTTCTTCGCTTGTTCATATGAGTAATTTATACCGAAGAGTGGCAGAAAAGCTTGTCGATGAATTAGAGGTTGAAAAAAGGCATAAGAAATGA
- a CDS encoding dipeptidase, with protein sequence MNIIDLHCDALLKLQEAKGALRFADAPELQTNKTRLQQGQIKVQCFAIFIEPDIKGDQKFQVVLEQIDYFYKEVLGRNPDMVHIKEWSDFDRLKIGQIGAMLTLEGVDAIGNDLAKLHILYRLGVRSVGLTWNQANLAADGAGEPRGAGLTLFGKEIVEFNNEHQILTDVSHLSDKGIWEIIELAKYPIASHSNARALCHHPRNLTDDQAKAMFAKGGLIHVVYHPPFVKESGEVKITDLVKHIDHFCSLGGVRQIGLGSDFDGISTFITNLEDASKSQNLINELLKYFTEDEVKGFAYENFLNHRPGIKR encoded by the coding sequence ATGAATATTATAGATTTACACTGTGACGCATTACTGAAACTTCAAGAAGCCAAAGGGGCCCTTCGTTTTGCAGATGCACCGGAATTACAAACCAATAAAACCCGATTACAACAGGGGCAAATCAAGGTTCAGTGCTTTGCGATTTTTATTGAACCTGATATAAAGGGCGACCAAAAATTTCAAGTTGTCCTTGAACAAATTGATTATTTTTACAAGGAAGTGCTTGGGAGAAACCCGGATATGGTTCACATCAAAGAATGGTCTGATTTTGACCGACTAAAAATTGGCCAAATTGGGGCAATGCTGACGCTTGAAGGCGTAGATGCTATTGGCAACGATTTAGCAAAACTACATATTCTTTACCGTTTAGGTGTTCGTTCGGTGGGATTGACCTGGAACCAAGCTAATCTTGCTGCAGATGGCGCAGGTGAACCACGCGGGGCAGGCCTGACTCTTTTTGGAAAAGAGATTGTTGAGTTTAATAACGAGCATCAGATCCTGACAGATGTTTCCCATTTAAGTGATAAGGGGATTTGGGAGATTATTGAGTTAGCCAAGTATCCTATTGCGAGCCATTCCAATGCAAGAGCACTTTGTCACCACCCACGTAACCTAACAGATGATCAGGCGAAAGCGATGTTTGCTAAGGGTGGACTGATTCATGTGGTGTACCATCCACCGTTTGTAAAAGAATCTGGAGAGGTAAAAATTACTGACTTGGTGAAGCATATTGATCATTTTTGCTCGTTGGGTGGGGTAAGGCAAATTGGCTTAGGCTCCGATTTTGATGGAATCTCTACGTTTATTACCAACCTAGAAGATGCCTCTAAGAGCCAAAATCTGATTAATGAACTATTAAAGTATTTTACAGAGGACGAAGTGAAAGGCTTTGCTTATGAAAACTTCCTTAACCACCGCCCAGGGATTAAGCGATGA
- a CDS encoding DUF4097 family beta strand repeat-containing protein, producing MKRILILLLVITGLYIVFNQGLHMDWSQAETKNTQAAITGDTDLIEINVSSVSTTIIPEDRDDLKAVYNGKEKLTVNDSGDKVEVSIKNKWFDWFNWAPFSKKKELKLYIPENYDHKMSIDLGSGNLHFSGPSKNKPLKLDELTVDIGSGNLNLTNLVVKHFVQDVSSGNVSIDSLKAETGSFDISSGNLEIKHYTGPIEADVSSGRLSIQVDQLLDAIIIDVSSGDVSLDLPDDADFTIDGDVSSGNISSTFPLTSKDQNKHSIQGKHGSGKFPINLDVSSGNLRIH from the coding sequence ATGAAAAGAATTTTAATTCTACTATTAGTTATTACTGGATTATATATTGTCTTCAATCAAGGCTTACACATGGATTGGTCTCAAGCAGAAACCAAGAATACTCAAGCCGCCATAACAGGTGATACAGACTTAATTGAAATCAATGTTTCTAGTGTAAGTACCACTATTATTCCGGAAGATCGGGACGATTTAAAAGCCGTTTATAATGGAAAAGAAAAACTAACGGTGAACGACTCTGGAGATAAGGTTGAAGTTTCGATTAAAAACAAATGGTTTGATTGGTTTAACTGGGCACCTTTCTCCAAAAAGAAGGAACTGAAACTCTATATACCAGAAAATTATGACCATAAGATGAGTATCGATTTAGGTTCAGGTAATTTACACTTCTCCGGCCCTTCCAAAAATAAGCCTTTGAAATTAGATGAATTAACCGTTGATATTGGCTCTGGAAACCTGAACCTTACTAATCTGGTAGTCAAACATTTTGTCCAGGACGTTTCTTCTGGGAACGTGAGTATAGATTCACTAAAGGCGGAAACAGGTTCCTTTGATATTAGTTCTGGTAACCTGGAAATCAAGCACTATACAGGACCAATCGAGGCAGATGTATCATCCGGAAGACTCAGCATTCAAGTGGATCAACTGTTAGATGCGATTATCATCGATGTTAGTTCTGGTGATGTCAGCCTTGATTTACCGGATGATGCTGATTTTACGATTGATGGTGATGTAAGCAGCGGGAATATTTCTAGTACCTTCCCTTTGACTTCCAAAGACCAGAATAAACACAGTATCCAAGGGAAACATGGGTCAGGGAAATTCCCTATCAACCTTGATGTCTCTAGTGGAAATTTAAGAATTCATTAA
- the ade gene encoding adenine deaminase, with translation MMMERNQLGRRISVASGKEPADTVIKNGKIIDVFNGEIIEADIAIVDGYFAGIGQYEGNHTIDAKGCYVSPAFIDGHVHIESSMVTASEFSKVLLQHGVTTVIADPHEIANVCGTAGIKYMLDSSENLPFDFYFMLPSCVPATAFEHAGAILKADDLKPFYHHPRVLGLAEVMNFPAVLHAEPDMLSKICDSKQSGKNIDGHAAGLTANDLNVYMSAGIRTDHESTTAAEAKERLTRGMYLMIREGTVAKDLQQLIPIVNERNARRCLFVTDDKHLDDLIFEGSIDHNVRLAISSGLSPITAIQMATINAAECFGLAEKGAIAPGYKADFILVEDLERVKIVDVYKDGNPVIENGGFLNMAENKSVTGTELLRNSVHFHEITEKSFEISLLSKKANVIEIIPNSLVTRHVIEEVETCERGTFQTSIPNDHLKIAVIERHHLTKEIGLGIVKGLGLKNGAIATTIAHDSHNLIIAGTNDQDMVLAANTLKEMQGGMIVVNQGEVLASLELPIAGLMSDRPYQEVYSKLNEINLALKKLGASGEFNPFLTLSFLALPVIPELKMTDQGLFQGSTFKHIPIDASM, from the coding sequence TTGATGATGGAGAGAAATCAGTTAGGAAGAAGAATCTCTGTTGCATCTGGGAAAGAGCCTGCAGATACAGTCATTAAAAATGGGAAAATAATAGATGTGTTCAATGGTGAAATTATTGAAGCAGATATCGCCATTGTAGATGGCTATTTTGCAGGGATTGGACAATACGAGGGGAACCATACAATCGATGCAAAAGGCTGTTATGTTTCACCTGCTTTCATCGATGGACATGTTCATATAGAGTCATCTATGGTAACTGCCAGTGAATTTTCCAAGGTTCTCCTTCAGCACGGGGTAACCACCGTAATTGCCGATCCTCATGAAATCGCCAATGTGTGCGGTACAGCAGGGATAAAATATATGCTAGATTCCTCCGAAAACCTCCCGTTTGACTTTTACTTTATGCTGCCTTCCTGTGTACCAGCCACCGCATTCGAGCATGCAGGTGCCATTTTAAAAGCGGACGATTTAAAACCTTTTTATCATCATCCACGTGTGCTCGGTTTAGCAGAAGTAATGAATTTCCCCGCCGTATTACATGCAGAACCTGACATGCTTTCAAAAATCTGTGATAGTAAGCAGTCCGGGAAAAATATCGATGGTCATGCTGCTGGATTAACGGCTAATGACCTGAATGTGTATATGTCTGCTGGCATACGTACAGATCACGAGAGCACTACCGCGGCGGAAGCAAAAGAGCGTCTTACAAGAGGAATGTACCTAATGATTCGTGAAGGCACCGTGGCGAAGGATTTACAACAGTTGATTCCCATTGTGAATGAACGGAATGCACGTCGCTGTTTGTTTGTGACAGATGATAAGCATTTGGATGACTTGATTTTTGAAGGCAGTATTGATCACAATGTGCGTCTTGCCATTTCCTCAGGTCTCTCCCCCATCACCGCCATTCAAATGGCAACAATTAATGCGGCAGAGTGCTTTGGGCTAGCTGAAAAAGGAGCCATTGCCCCCGGATACAAAGCGGATTTTATCCTTGTTGAAGACCTTGAAAGGGTTAAGATTGTAGATGTATATAAGGATGGGAATCCAGTCATTGAAAATGGGGGATTTTTAAATATGGCAGAAAATAAGAGTGTAACAGGAACGGAGCTGCTAAGGAATTCAGTCCATTTTCATGAAATTACTGAAAAAAGTTTTGAAATCTCTTTATTAAGCAAAAAAGCCAATGTTATAGAGATTATCCCCAATAGTCTCGTCACACGACATGTGATTGAGGAAGTGGAAACCTGTGAACGAGGCACTTTCCAAACTTCTATTCCTAATGACCACTTAAAAATTGCTGTGATTGAACGTCATCATCTGACTAAAGAGATTGGCTTAGGTATCGTGAAAGGATTAGGCTTAAAAAACGGGGCAATAGCTACCACCATTGCTCATGATTCTCATAATCTTATAATTGCAGGTACCAACGATCAGGATATGGTTTTAGCAGCTAACACTCTTAAGGAAATGCAAGGCGGAATGATTGTTGTTAATCAGGGTGAAGTTCTTGCCTCTTTGGAGCTTCCGATCGCTGGGTTAATGTCTGATCGTCCCTATCAGGAGGTTTATTCTAAACTAAATGAGATCAATCTTGCGCTTAAAAAATTAGGGGCAAGCGGTGAATTTAATCCATTTTTGACTCTATCTTTCCTGGCTCTTCCCGTCATACCTGAACTCAAAATGACAGACCAAGGGTTGTTTCAGGGTTCTACTTTTAAGCACATTCCCATCGATGCATCCATGTAA
- a CDS encoding hemolysin III family protein: MNNYIREPINGLTHLAGAILAFVGLLAMVIKTAMTDPSPLAITAVIIFGVSMILLYSASATYHMVIAQDKVIAFLRRLDHSMIFVLIAGTYTPFCFISLNGKTGAILFSIISSVAISGVVFKMVWFTCPRWISTALYIAMGWMIVFVFSPLTGSLNPMGLVLLILGGIFYTIGGVIYGAKPKFLETKYLGFHEIFHIFILLGSLAHFLSVFLYVI; this comes from the coding sequence ATGAACAATTATATTCGTGAACCCATTAATGGACTGACTCACTTAGCTGGAGCAATTTTAGCCTTTGTTGGACTCCTCGCAATGGTCATCAAAACCGCAATGACGGATCCCTCCCCACTGGCTATTACAGCAGTCATCATCTTCGGGGTTAGCATGATCCTGCTTTATTCCGCTTCGGCCACCTATCATATGGTTATTGCTCAGGACAAAGTAATTGCTTTTTTGAGACGGCTCGACCACTCAATGATATTTGTACTGATTGCTGGAACGTATACGCCTTTCTGTTTTATCAGTTTGAATGGAAAAACAGGGGCCATTTTATTTTCTATCATCTCTAGTGTTGCAATTAGTGGGGTTGTTTTTAAAATGGTGTGGTTTACTTGCCCACGCTGGATATCTACTGCATTGTATATTGCCATGGGCTGGATGATTGTTTTTGTTTTTTCTCCACTAACAGGTAGCTTAAATCCAATGGGCTTAGTATTACTAATACTCGGGGGGATTTTTTATACAATTGGCGGGGTCATATACGGGGCAAAACCGAAGTTCTTAGAAACAAAATATCTAGGATTTCATGAAATTTTTCATATTTTCATCTTACTAGGAAGCCTGGCACATTTCTTATCTGTGTTTTTGTACGTCATATAA
- a CDS encoding P1 family peptidase, translating to MKVREASINVGKLPTGVKNCITDVEGVLVGHVTLDYPLDESGAEYACTGVTAILPHNGNLFKEKVTAASYVINGFGKTTGLVQVNELGVLESPIMLTNTFAVPAVTQGVLEYMLRENPEIGDTTGTINIVVGECNDSYLNSIRRFPVKPEHAIEAINNATSTQSVEGAVGAGKGMLCFGYKGGIGSSSRIVEEYTVGCLVLSNFGKKEELQRYRYAGGEGLSETSDGSIIIVLATDAPLSDRQIQRLAKRCGIGLGRTGSHFSHGSGDIVIAFSTAQKIAHFSEDVLETRVQLREDHPIMNQLFTAAAEAAEEAILNSLSQAVTTKGRLGRVVNQINFQ from the coding sequence ATGAAGGTAAGGGAGGCTAGCATTAATGTTGGGAAACTGCCAACGGGTGTAAAAAACTGCATTACTGATGTAGAAGGAGTCCTAGTTGGTCATGTAACGTTGGATTACCCGCTTGACGAGAGTGGAGCCGAATATGCCTGTACGGGAGTAACAGCTATTTTACCGCATAACGGAAATTTGTTTAAGGAAAAGGTAACGGCAGCTAGTTATGTCATTAATGGTTTTGGGAAAACGACTGGACTTGTTCAGGTGAATGAATTAGGCGTTCTCGAATCGCCCATCATGTTAACGAATACCTTTGCAGTACCTGCTGTAACGCAGGGGGTGCTGGAGTACATGCTTAGAGAGAATCCTGAAATTGGCGACACCACAGGGACCATAAACATTGTGGTTGGTGAATGCAATGATAGCTACCTGAATTCTATAAGGCGTTTTCCAGTGAAACCGGAGCATGCAATTGAAGCAATCAATAATGCGACTTCCACCCAGTCAGTAGAAGGAGCCGTTGGGGCAGGAAAGGGTATGCTGTGCTTTGGCTATAAAGGTGGGATTGGTTCATCCTCTCGTATCGTTGAGGAATACACGGTCGGATGCCTTGTTTTAAGCAATTTTGGAAAAAAAGAGGAGTTGCAAAGGTATCGCTATGCCGGGGGAGAAGGGTTATCTGAAACTTCGGACGGGTCCATTATCATTGTATTGGCCACAGATGCTCCGCTAAGTGACCGGCAAATACAACGGCTAGCCAAACGCTGCGGGATCGGTCTTGGTCGGACTGGCAGTCATTTTAGTCATGGCAGTGGTGATATTGTCATTGCGTTTTCAACGGCTCAAAAAATAGCTCACTTTTCAGAGGATGTTCTTGAAACCCGAGTCCAGCTTCGTGAGGATCATCCAATTATGAATCAACTATTTACGGCTGCTGCCGAAGCGGCAGAGGAAGCCATCCTAAATTCACTGTCTCAAGCTGTCACTACAAAAGGGAGATTGGGACGAGTGGTCAATCAGATAAATTTTCAATAG
- a CDS encoding SRPBCC domain-containing protein gives MSKLFVDKTIEITAPAAKVWEVLTIRDKNAEWAKEFSSGGPEFHLESTWELGSPVLWKGQDGTVIVEGNITAVESNKLLRFTVFDVRSPERPAVTEEDGITFRLVEKNGKTTLHILQGDFSVMTDGEKYRDLSADIWDKVLPKVKEMAEQTN, from the coding sequence ATGAGCAAGCTTTTCGTCGATAAAACGATTGAAATAACTGCCCCTGCAGCAAAGGTGTGGGAAGTCCTAACGATCAGAGATAAAAATGCCGAGTGGGCGAAAGAATTCTCAAGTGGTGGCCCAGAGTTTCATCTTGAATCGACTTGGGAACTTGGTAGTCCAGTCCTATGGAAAGGTCAAGACGGGACTGTTATCGTGGAAGGTAATATAACAGCAGTGGAGTCAAACAAGCTGCTTCGCTTTACGGTATTTGACGTTCGAAGTCCAGAGCGACCGGCAGTGACCGAGGAAGACGGAATTACTTTCCGATTAGTTGAGAAAAATGGAAAGACAACCCTACATATTTTACAAGGGGATTTCTCTGTGATGACGGATGGGGAAAAATATCGAGATTTAAGTGCAGATATTTGGGACAAGGTACTGCCAAAGGTAAAAGAGATGGCGGAGCAAACTAACTAA
- a CDS encoding COX15/CtaA family protein produces MVRSKHLALVGVLLTYFLIVFGGYVASSNSGMGCGPEWPLCNGEVIPALKGATLIEYLHRVIGATLGLLSALLFFTLMRRNGRRVYQVSFAMLGLLVIQVLLGAVVVVLDLPSIVISVHLIIAMLFLFCLIWIWRHLEVEEREYKAYLMKGNQRSVIRHLNMVLILLLCTMAFGAYIKHQTYGLACGWLGCRQTFYPTTIPELLQTIHRGLAVFSTLYIFLLTLWSFTKGWGRRIQKRLVLCTLAVLFQLVIGAVVVMTFLNLTSAVFHLAIGTGLFALVSETRVYAGNALMKSSKSVAPSRSWHNGRRSLEE; encoded by the coding sequence ATGGTGAGGAGTAAACACTTGGCACTTGTTGGAGTATTACTGACCTATTTTTTAATTGTTTTTGGGGGATATGTAGCCTCCTCTAATTCTGGTATGGGGTGTGGACCTGAATGGCCATTGTGTAACGGTGAAGTTATTCCAGCGTTAAAGGGGGCTACATTAATTGAATATTTGCATCGAGTGATTGGAGCAACCCTTGGTTTACTCTCTGCCCTGTTATTTTTTACTCTTATGAGGAGAAATGGGCGTAGAGTATATCAGGTGTCATTTGCCATGTTAGGTCTCCTGGTAATTCAAGTTCTTCTTGGGGCGGTTGTTGTTGTCCTTGATTTGCCTTCAATTGTGATTTCCGTCCATTTAATCATCGCCATGCTCTTTCTTTTCTGTTTGATTTGGATTTGGAGACATCTGGAGGTTGAGGAGCGAGAGTACAAAGCATATTTAATGAAAGGGAATCAAAGGTCGGTCATTCGCCATTTAAATATGGTACTCATTCTCCTCTTGTGTACAATGGCTTTTGGTGCATATATTAAGCATCAGACCTATGGATTGGCTTGTGGATGGTTAGGGTGTAGACAAACCTTCTATCCAACGACTATTCCAGAACTTCTCCAAACCATTCATCGTGGACTTGCCGTTTTTTCTACTCTGTATATTTTCTTACTTACGCTCTGGTCTTTTACAAAAGGATGGGGTAGGCGCATTCAAAAGAGACTTGTACTATGTACGTTGGCCGTTCTTTTTCAATTAGTTATTGGGGCCGTGGTAGTCATGACATTCCTGAATCTTACATCGGCGGTTTTTCACCTGGCTATCGGAACCGGACTATTCGCTTTGGTTAGCGAGACAAGAGTATATGCGGGGAATGCCTTGATGAAATCTAGTAAGAGTGTCGCTCCAAGCCGAAGCTGGCATAATGGTCGAAGAAGTCTGGAGGAATAA
- a CDS encoding DUF488 domain-containing protein, with protein MMNNIFLKRVYEPYDDMDGCRILIDRLWPRGISKESARLSFWFKDIAPSNELRKWFCHKPELFNGFRKQYLNELQSDEQKRQMIEQIIDLSTKDRVTLLYGAKDPVYNHGVVLFEELKGIVNH; from the coding sequence ATGATGAATAATATTTTTCTTAAGAGGGTTTATGAACCGTATGATGATATGGATGGCTGTCGGATATTAATTGACCGGTTGTGGCCTAGGGGGATATCTAAAGAGAGTGCGAGATTGTCATTTTGGTTTAAGGATATCGCTCCAAGCAATGAGCTGCGGAAATGGTTTTGTCATAAGCCAGAATTGTTTAATGGGTTTCGAAAGCAATACCTTAATGAACTTCAGTCTGATGAACAAAAGCGACAGATGATTGAGCAAATCATTGATTTGAGTACGAAAGATAGGGTTACACTTCTGTATGGTGCAAAGGATCCTGTTTATAATCATGGAGTAGTTTTGTTCGAAGAATTAAAGGGGATTGTAAATCACTAG
- a CDS encoding rhodanese-like domain-containing protein has protein sequence MTIKKLTPKELHEKLLGDDKAVVLDVRAEEKYNEFHIEESLNIPKTIIFEMEEKKGNPPLSLPRDREVIVTCTTGNSAAKCAKILDAHNYNVTVLDGGLTAWKAYLHSLEDK, from the coding sequence ATGACAATCAAAAAATTGACACCAAAAGAACTGCATGAAAAGTTGCTTGGAGATGACAAAGCAGTCGTTCTCGATGTGCGTGCAGAAGAAAAATACAATGAATTTCATATAGAAGAAAGCCTGAATATCCCAAAGACGATTATTTTTGAAATGGAAGAAAAGAAAGGAAATCCTCCATTATCTTTACCACGAGACAGAGAAGTCATCGTAACCTGTACCACGGGGAATTCCGCAGCTAAATGTGCGAAGATTCTCGATGCTCACAATTACAACGTAACAGTTTTAGATGGTGGTCTTACAGCCTGGAAGGCCTATTTGCATTCGTTGGAAGACAAATAG
- a CDS encoding excisionase family DNA-binding protein, which translates to MYLTIKETAEYLEMPEATVKGLIQQKKIRAVFDGEQYLVNKDQFSTHLKQLEKYKELIEEILNEPIPESIDVKDED; encoded by the coding sequence TTGTATCTTACTATAAAGGAAACAGCAGAATATCTAGAGATGCCAGAGGCAACCGTTAAAGGTCTCATTCAACAAAAGAAAATACGCGCCGTTTTTGATGGCGAGCAGTATCTGGTCAACAAAGACCAATTCAGCACCCATCTAAAACAACTGGAAAAATACAAGGAGCTAATCGAAGAAATCCTAAACGAACCCATCCCAGAAAGTATCGACGTTAAAGACGAGGATTAG